One Glycine max cultivar Williams 82 chromosome 4, Glycine_max_v4.0, whole genome shotgun sequence DNA segment encodes these proteins:
- the LOC102666861 gene encoding uncharacterized protein, with translation MWNTVFGVILDRLWWRRNEWVFRNKLRDTNAVVMNVKSFLCDWNNNKKLQQNLTPDYINVSIEEAERWKRPLEGFAKVNCDGALHHIAAIASCGAVLHNDDGVFMQAYSRRLGHCSILEVELWAIFHGLNMVGNY, from the coding sequence ATGTGGAACACTGTTTTTGGTGTTATTTTGGACCGCTTATGGTGGAGGCGCAATGAATGGGTATTTCGCAATAAATTGAGGGACACTAATGCAGTGGTCATGAATGTTAAGAGCTTTCTTTGTGACTGGAATAACAACAAGAAGCTCCAGCAAAACCTTACTCCAGATTATATCAATGTCAGTATTGAGGAAGCAGAGCGGTGGAAAAGACCTTTGGAGGGATTTGCAAAAGTTAACTGTGATGGAGCACTTCATCATATAGCTGCTATAGCTTCGTGTGGTGCAGTGCTTCATAATGACGATGGTGTTTTCATGCAAGCGTACTCGAGGAGACTAGGACATTGCTCAATCTTAGAAGTTGAACTTTGGGCGATTTTTCATGGTCTAAATATGGTGGGGAACTATTAG